A stretch of DNA from Sander lucioperca isolate FBNREF2018 chromosome 8, SLUC_FBN_1.2, whole genome shotgun sequence:
aactcaaagaaagcggaaggaaatggaaaatacatgcatccggcgcaatttcctgcagcaccggagcaatcccagaagtggaacgcggaggatatagactaatgaaTGCATGACTCTGAATAGTTGCAGCAAGATCGAAAAAAACTAACCATCAAAACGTACACAGGCCCATTCTCctctccttaaaggtcccatggcatgaaaatgtcactttatgaggttttgtaacattaatatgagttcccccagcctgcctatggtcccccagtggctagaaatggcgataggtgtaaaccaagccctgggtatcctgctctgcctttgagaaaatgaaagctcagatgggccgatctggaatcttccctatagagctcaacagtgccGCCCACAGCGGGTCccagaagtaaaaatacaatgcaatttctccattgacaaattggagtataagccataaaatcatAACCatcgatggtagacttaaaaccagctacgacatgactaagcgattgtatatgctcatatagatgccaaaagttcatgaggcaccaaccttgttttgagataaatgtcttttcttCGCAATGTCTTGGATAAGAAcgtcattacccacaatcctgaacaatcccacagtgatgcctctgattggtggaattCATGCTGttgaggagggggaggagggggagctgcctgcacgatGAGTCATGCGCATGCCCAaaatgataatcctgttttacgaGGATTGACGACACTGCACGAAACACGATCGGTTCCACGCTTCTActgttagcctccaccgggaagctaacgttagtttagctaacagctaattcggctaaccgctagctgacagcttgattcagtctaaaataacgttaactcaaactaaacactgggtaaagcaggctacagctgacgtaacagctgttatatattttaacggttattttcaggttttattttgagggtcttttgcagctattacatgctgtctcagatagcggttagctgaattatctgttagctaaactaacgtagcTTCCTTTCTTCAGTGGTGTGCGGTGGTTTAtcggatgagtagttccttcgctcgaTAATGAAactatgtacacagtcttgtacctttgactttttttggattttctgttcgttttttcaGTCAAAATTatatgttgtatgcttatgagtcacgtcatagctggttagcctaaggcatggtctaaaactctttatgtacggatttttccagacgGGAAATGGGAGAAAttaatgggaaatttacttccggaacccaaggtctctcagaggaggggcaggactgttgagctctatatgacgtcataaggggaaaggttacctcccctttctctgctttgcccgcccagagaatttggcccgcccatgagaaagagagagacatcatggcttgcaaaccatggatgtattaagagaactggatacagtgttcggcgggaagccccgtacgttccaatgagagtgctcaaaagcgcataaagcaaacatggagctcggctcttccacattgttggcccataacgctggttggctcacgatgggcatgcgcactagcaacaatttgtttgcgttgtcgtagcaactggtagcaacatgcgcgttcatgagcttctctctcgtgtctcttacaagtggcgaactcatgaactcgccgttttcattgtctaaaatattcactaacgttaaacactgtgtcttcgttgttcccgatcgtttacatgcttagctaaataaacgatagatgtatttagctagacaaccaaggagatttaataattatgttgtgctactagctagctacctactaactagcgctagctagcagttagcctgcagtttcgtgaacagagctcatccatggcttcagctctcatccacgttacaagctttacagcatacagccctcggatgtatcataagagagaaccaaggtgatctaatcactatgtctgtagtaacgttatgtaggcatatagctagctatgtatagatcttaatacaaccatgctagctacccctgatgttagcaactagctagctagccgatagcccgccagtttgggaaacgctaatgacgttacatccatgtagctaacaggctttacagcatacatacatccctcggatgtatcataacttcataagataataccatggacgtattcatagaacacatggtgaattacaaccattagctatatccattattatagctagctacatgagctcgggagaacagtcatgtgagcgggcgggcgcagtctcacggctctgctcgcgtccactatgcgtgttcatcatgccaaatttaataattctggattcgcttctagtgaatgttaaaaatgttaaaaacgtaacgttttaaacaaggaccctttcagtgttcgggctggtaagttgatatacccagaaacaaattatccgctgaaatatagacgtttctttcgccatgcaaagtctatgtgaaaagtctttctgggccatggggcgcagtaccaccgttatccgctaagcccatggtggcttttagactcgccgctcttcctgggggcttgttGCAAACGAGTGAAGCATGGcagctggtcaaggccacacccccaccctccaccttgcccccccccccctctcctcctcaatagcatttaaagctacagacacagaaatggcacatcctaaggaaagctcattgtgggactggctctagtggctgtaattctgcaccaaggctgaattttgaaagagacttcagatacagtattaggggaccactaaggcctatataaaagcatccaaaaagcagcatgtcataggacctttaatataGCCTTCATGTCTTTCAGTTTCGCAGCTCCTTGTGTATTCACCCTATACACACAAAATCAaatgaaacattattttaacattcaacttGAAGATAATCTATTTATCCATCTATTTGATATTCATCCTGTGTAGGGTGGAGGGAGGCTGGATACAGTATAAGGGCAACACATAGGCTACATCATACAACAtaaattatttacattttccTTTTGCCTGTAATATGCCCTATGGGTAGTGCAGGGCTTGTAGGTAGCCTACTGTCTCTGTATGGCAAGGTGCTGCATTGGAATTTCATTTCAGATGAGTTGAAAATATCTAGGCTACAGTGAATACTACACACCACCCACcacgtctgggacaggtctgcttgttgtccccagagtcagaactaaacagggggaagcagcgtttagtttttatgctccacatatctggaacaaactcccagaaaactgcaggtctgctgcaactctcagttcttttaaatcaaggctgaagacctatctttttgatgttgcctttctttaaataactgttcatttcttatactgaagttgcattgttgacactggacaatctatataagcatataaagagaaattcctattttatcagctttttaactgttttaactgctctttaatgtttaatttcttatactagatatatatacactgtaacttttattttcatattttatctgtttttaattttttaatctgtttttatgtaaagcactttgaattgccctgttgctgaaatgtgctatacaaataaagctgccttgccttgtctATATATGCACAGATATGTAGCCTAATATGCAGGTAGCTTTTACTGAGAAGAAGAAACCCACACATGCACAATGCACACAAAGCgtgcacattttattttgtcaagCCCATGTGTAGGCCTATTACATATCCGTTGCACGCCGTTTCACACCGTTCCGAGGAAACCTGTTGTTTAacaccgttttgagattgaacatGCACTAGGTGAGCTCGAGCTACTACGTCATCAAATAGGCTAAAATCGCaactttcatttaatttataaaGAATGTTTTCCTATCTTTGGAACCAACTTTGGGCAGACATGGGGGGCAAACTTGGAAGAAAAGTAGCCTATGAAAGACACTTTAGTTTAAATATATGAGTTCATATATCTAAGAGGAGCGTTGCGTTGGTGTCAGTGCAATAGCATTTAAGATTACCGACTACTGCAGCTAATTTTCAAATGCCAGGAAGAGGGCGCTATTAGGTTGGTCGTCACAAGccgaagaagaacaagaagaagaacAGCAAAGAGAAAAAGCGGCAAAAGGCCCTTGTTTCAGTAGTTGGACGAAGAAGTCATCCCACTGACGCACCGACTCCAGAGGGAGTGCACCTGGACTGGGACGGAGGGGAGCTATCCTTCTTGGATCCAGATACCAGTGTTGCCATACACACCTTcatacacacaaattcaccGAAAGGCTGTTTCCATTTGTCAACACCTGGAGTGACCGCCCACTGAAGATATTGCCAGTGAAGCTCTCTGTATAACAACAACACAGTAGAACTGCAAGATCAAAACGATTTCTGGATTAGCTGCTTAGGCTACTATCCATCTGTAAAATGTGAAATGCTAAAGCTATTCTCGGGACATTTTCCTAATAACCAAAATGGTAGCAGCGATTTAGAAAGTATAGTTGGCCACTTTGTtactgtttttctgtctctggCACACTGTTGAAGTGCCTATAATTATTTGTTATAAAAACTACATTTGTGCATAACTTTGAATGAATGTACTTGTGTAAAGGGTTTATTATGTTGCCTAGACTCATGTTCaactattaaaaaaatacaaaaaaaatagtcTTCCAATgccgtcacacccgagttgaatgcgttccatttacaagtcggattATAAAAACGGGCTTTGGCGATATGCACCAATATCATATGCACAGGCGAGCATGACGTATTTCCGGTTAAATCTCAGGATGGATGTAAACTTCCGGTTATCGTAGAATGCTGTGCTAACGTATGCTACCATTGAATGCTTGTCGTCAAAAACATCCGAAACGGTTAATTTTCgtcgttgttgttgtttatcttaatgtttatgttaatgtttttacttgtaatacttcgtcttgacttaTAACACGATGACGTGTAAACGTACGAAAGTGTCCTTTCAAAAacgggatgacagctcttccagcCATCACTGCTGTGTGCCGCAATGTACAGTGTCTGCCAGATGCAATTCTTCTGttagtttttttacttttcccaAAGACAGTGAATTACATAGACGGTGGGTGATTAACATTCGACGAGTCAACTTTCTTACAACAAACACACGAGTCTGCAGCCGACACTTTCTAAGTGAAGATGTGATAGAGCCTCCGACTCCAGCTGGGCGCAGACGTCTGAAGAAGGGAGCTGTTCCAGTGCTGTTTGAATGGAACAATTTCAGTCTTCCAGCCCCACGGCCCGGAGTTTGGGAAAGGACCGAGCGTCCCAACACAGAAGCCATGAATGATCCGTCTGTGGAATTGGACTGTCCTCCTGACCATGACTACTGCAACAGTACTGAACCTGCTGCGCTGGATATGTCCCTTGACCACAATGAAGAACTAAGTGTAGAGATAGCAAGGCTCCGAAATCAAATTGAGGAGATAACTATCAGCAGCAAGTTCTGCTTGGAGCGGTTTGCTGGATCTGATGATGACATAAGGTTTTTCACAAGGTAAATTAAAATGTCCAATGTGtttaatatataggcctatgtattTGAGCTGTCAACAATGACTAGTATTATTATCTGTTTAAATGTtgcatgtgtgatgtgtgttgttGTAAGCTACTGGAAACCTTgaatttccctcgggatgagTAAAGTATCTATCTAAAACTATCTAGATCTAGGCTATCTACTAGCGCTTTAATTGTACTTTAAAATACTGAGAAGAGCAGTAAGCAAAAGGACTGACGTGTGCGTGGTCCAGTTTCTGACCTTAGTGCCAAATGTTCTAAGATGTTTAACTGTCAATAAGGATGCTAACATGCTTGCAATTTAATGTTTTGTATGGACACTTAACATATAGAAATGTAACACGTATGTCCCACAGGTTTGCAAGTCATGCCCACCTGATGGCCTTTTGGAAGCAGATAGAGCCAGCCACCCGCAAGATCATACGGGTGACAAGAGCACGAAGTGTAGCAAAGACTGATGAGGTCTCTCACACTGGCAATGCAACGGTGAATATATTTTACAGTTGTTCTAACAAAGCAAGATATATTGCATCACCTTATCATCTTGAAAGTTAAGCCAGTAACAATCTATTTGTGTAATGAGGTAATAATGGAATTCTTACTCTTTTCAGGTTCTTCAACCCATTGACGAATTTTTTCTCTTCATGAATTTCTTGTCATTGGGTCTGATGCAGAAGGATCTGGCCCACAGATTCAAAATCCACCAGTCAACTGTAAGCCGCATCATAAATACATGGGCTAACTTCCTGTATACTGTACTAGGGGCTGTGGGTATTTGGCTGGATGAGGAGACTGTCAAATCTCACATGCCAGAGGTTTTTCAGGGTTACTCTGACACACAAATTATTTTGGACTGTACCGAAATACGCTGCCAAACACCTAGTTCTCTTCTCCTCCAGAGTGAGGTGTTCTCAAACTATAAATCACACTGTACATTTAAAGGATTAATTGGGATGGCCCCTCACGGCGCAGTAACCTTTGTGTCGTCTCTCTATGAAGGTGCCATCAGCGATAAAGAGATTCTGAAGCAGTCTGGCATTGTGGCTATCTTAAACCCATCTATGGCCATAATGGTTGACAAGGGTTTCCTTGTAGAAGACTGTGTGCCCTGCAAGGTCCACATACCTACCTTTCTGTGTAAGAGAGCACAACTGTCTGAGCCAGAGGTCAGGAAGACACAATCTATTGCCAGACTGAGAGTCCACGTTGAGCAGCTCATTCGCAGGGTTAAGGAACATAAATTATTCAGTACAGTAATCCCTCTTTCATTGACGGGCAGCATTAATCAACTTTACACAGTTGCCTGTCTTTTGGTCAATTGTCAAAATGGGCCCCTGGTTAAAGCCTGGGCAACCAATGGCTAATGTTGGCAGCACAATCCTAAAATGAACACTCATGGATGGCTATGGAACAAATAGGCTGTGATgaaatatgtcttttttttcaaaaatgtttttattgagcCACAGATTATTGTACAGACAGTAAATTAGTCAAGTCAGCGCTCACTTTTTTATAACGGTAACAGTAAAGTTACAACTATTAATCTGTATACATACAATATTCAGTACAGAAAAACAGAATTAAAGCACATAGTGCGAAACCAAAGCataaataataaagaaatgaggatagaggaaaaaaaaggtaaGAGTGCATACAAGAAAGTCTCagtatttgtatatgtatttgttataatttgaTATGTTACAATTTGTATATGTGAcaattaaaggggaactatgcagtttttttcagcttaatttaccttaactgaacattTTCGGAGTCATTAGAATGGTTATATGaaaggaaacggcagactgaccaagagaggagtcagacacgagtaaacataggagctgccaaatgtCTATTCTGAAGcagtagggggagctctatagagaaatcCATGAGCAAAAAGCGTGAAAACAGccaagaaatggccaaaactgcatagcgcccctttaataTTACAATGTTGTAAATAAgacagttgacaaaataaattttaaaatgattgtACAATaattcatgtgtctgttcagtTACTTTTCATAGAGAGGTATTTTGACATGTATgtgttaaagaaaaacaaatcacatctctctttcagtgaGCGTAATACATCGCTGTCTCGGCAAATGCGCTGCACGAAAATGTCATCGTGGGCACAGACAACAAAATCGCACCATTCCATGCCTGTGATGAGTAACTGTCCCTGGACTTGCCAATAATAACAATGGCTTTTCTTCAATTTGTGTAGGCCATGGTCAAATCTCAGGAACTTGCAGTCTATGTAGCTGGCTACATTTGGGCATTTCATTTCAACTAGACCAAATGATGGTCGCTCAAGTGGGTCATATACCAGCCCATCAGGCGATGCACCCAGCCAAGGTGCGTCCGGATGCACGACTAGCCCACACTTtgtcaaattaagattttttagAACTGCATAGTCCTTCAATGCATCTGCTTCCATTTCCAGCCCCCTTTTCATTAGTGGCGTTTGTCTCGTCCCTCTGATAATTCTTTCTGCCAGTTTTTCTGCTGTGCTTGTACCTCTAACATGGCTTACCTCCCGGAAATGTGAAGCAgtcactctctccttcctcaGTGAATGCCACTCGGGTGTTTCACTTTGGCATCTGGTTGCTTCCTCAATCAGGTGTGACTGTGACAAAGTCACAGACAGAGAACTGAGGTGAAGCTTTTCTTGATCCGTCATGATCTCGTATGAACAGCCTGTTGGTTGTAAATGGTAACCGTCCACTGGCACTTTTGGGAACGGTGGTGCATCCTCATGGATGACAACACTGTCAGGTGGAGGTGGTGGGTGTTGATGACAGGATACTGCCAGCTTGTACCTTGCCAAAAATGGAGTCCACGAGTGGTTTGTCAGATGTGATGTTCATTCTGCAGATAAGGGGAAGAGAGTCTGGTTCCATGTCAGCATAGGCAGGTAGTGGGTTGAGGGTTGATGGGTCTGGTAGCTCACCGCTGTAGCCCTTGTAAAGTGTAGATCTGGAATAACAATATCAGGAAAAGTAAAGGGTCCACTAGAAAATACACCAGAATCTAACAGTGATTAATAACATTTATTTCGCAACACATTGTAGTCTGCCTATTTAATTGGACTGCATACCTAATTCCGCTTGCCGGAGTAGCATCTGGTTTGGGCTTCACTACAACCATGGCATCCACAGGTCCTGGCTTCACTCCCTATTTATTTATGAGATGGTATTAGGAGAGATGCTAGTATGCATGTGACACAACTGTCTGGTATTGAAATGATACAAACCATTGTTCGTGGTTTATGCCACTTCTGCTCTGTTTCAGTGCACGAAAGTACAGGAGGGACGACAGACATGCCACATTCAGAGTAATGGGCAGTCTGATATAGTAATGCCACCAAATGATTGCATATCCCACACCCAGCCACACAGGAACAGTAGCTTTTAACAAGCACAACTGGCTGTGAATCACGTAATGTCATCTGAAATACACAGAAGCATAATTTAATGGGTTTTGAAAGACGAGGGTCTACAGCAGCAGGAGTAGGAGCAAAACTTGgtttttctactttttactgGTGTAAGCAACTTATCTACTGTCTCGTGTCACTTTTGTGCTTTCTGCATCACTTTCCTACTGTCTTGCACCACTTACCTATTGTCTTGTGCCATTTACTTACCTTCAAACAGTATTGGCAGAGCAGTAGGTAAGTGGTGCAACATTGTAGCCTAGTACCAATAACAACAGTAGAGTGAAGGTTTTGCTCCTAATTCCTCTTGATCAAGTACAAAAGCAAGGAAGTTGGGCCATATGTTTATAAAGAAAGAAGTAAAGATGACAGGACAGTTTTGAGTAGAACATCAGCAGTTTGAAGAACAGCTGAGTGGAATATGTGTCATTGCAGTCATCAAGTCAGGAAAAAGTGGTAATCTCATTATTGtttacatttcaaaccaaactccaatttgtttacaacagacCCAACAACAAAGCATGGCAATTCCCACTCAGCTACCCTGGTCTGTATTAGGCTATCACTGTTCAGCTATCGTGAAAACCACCAAAGTTCTAAAGTGTTCTCTTAGCAATGGCAACGGAACCTTGAACAAGTTCAACAGAACTTTGAACGTGTCACTTAATCTAGTCTTACTCTCAGCTGGTGTGGTGGCTTTAGTTTCTTCATTGAGCGGTAGCAGTGggctctcacagagatctcatttgtagccctgtttttacctgatactttcataaaagtacaaacacatgaagtgagaggtatataAACGtgattaaactttatttaaagcatgattaacctgaagcaggacggagtaatgacttataacaccaaagcaaggcttctagctcaggctagctagcgttagcaaattaccttcaaagttgcaaagaaaagaagaaacgtaaaatttgaagcctttatccAGTTTGCTACGTGGTGTCGTACTAGATGTccggacgaccctccgtatattattaacagatactttaggtaactccagcaaacaccttgtaaacttcatctctgccatcataacggtctactgtcgctgtctaatgttttcttccggtaaccggaaATGCGGAAGTGATGCGTGCATAGAGCCTATACCGTCTTGTATTGCTGAGGTAGGTAGCGTGTAAAATGTTGCTGCGCTATTTTATTGTGTTGTGACCCTTCAATATTTATTGTCTCAAAGTTAATACGATATTAACTAGCTGTTTTGTGCCGTTTTTACGGTTAAATATAGCTAAGTTTTAACGATGCtttgtttaactttttcttttcgCGCCATTTTCGCGCTGTTTCTGCTCAATGTAAATAACGGAGGCTCTACAGTCAATTTTGAGTGTGTAAATTCTGTTATTTAATGTTAAGGAGTAGTTGCGGATAGTTGGAAACAGTAGACCAGAAGCCAATTAATTGGGATATTTTCTTCTGCAGACATGAGTATCTCTTTGTTAGACgttatattatttttgttatCTGTGCAGTCACCCAAACCCACGTACTGTTTAACTTTGCCCACTGAAACTGTTAGAAAGTATAACACATTGTTTCTCATGGTTTTCACATATATTGTTGTAATGTTTTCCCAGTCTATTCTAATTGCTCCTGTTGGCTAGCAATGTGcacattaaaggagaattccggccaatttttacgttaatcttgatcgctatagctacgcgagtactttcgatagaaaaaaaacctgacctgaatcagtgcaggtaacacggagaagctgcagctacgtactacaagcgtcccctgagctaaaacggcagtggtcggggcaagttttagagtgcctttgtgcctctt
This window harbors:
- the LOC118495610 gene encoding uncharacterized protein LOC118495610; translation: MTCKRTKVSFQKRDDSSSSHHCCVPQCTVSARCNSSVSFFTFPKDSELHRRWVINIRRVNFLTTNTRVCSRHFLSEDVIEPPTPAGRRRLKKGAVPVLFEWNNFSLPAPRPGVWERTERPNTEAMNDPSVELDCPPDHDYCNSTEPAALDMSLDHNEELSVEIARLRNQIEEITISSKFCLERFAGSDDDIRFFTRFASHAHLMAFWKQIEPATRKIIRVTRARSVAKTDEVSHTGNATVNIFYSCSNKARYIASPYHLES